A single genomic interval of Macellibacteroides fermentans harbors:
- a CDS encoding DUF7258 domain-containing protein produces MKAAEVTTDLIGKRCKCIFTGLIVTGTIEEIKITEYTAEVKVRYDKKHRWGNDVYKEGWSFARLHDDFGTLQHLEIIDNN; encoded by the coding sequence ATGAAAGCAGCAGAAGTAACAACAGATTTAATCGGCAAGCGTTGTAAGTGTATCTTTACAGGCTTAATAGTAACAGGAACAATCGAGGAAATTAAGATAACCGAATACACAGCGGAAGTCAAAGTGAGATACGACAAAAAACATCGGTGGGGAAATGATGTGTACAAAGAAGGTTGGTCATTTGCCCGACTACACGACGATTTCGGCACTCTTCAACATCTTGAAATTATTGACAATAACTAA
- a CDS encoding conjugal transfer protein TraO: MKKSSIILTFALCLVFIDQAYAQRCLPGMQGIQVTGGMVDGFYSSDNKNELGYYFGASMATYTRNANKWVFGAEFLNRYYPYKEDRIPVSQFTAEGGYYLKFLSDRNKVVLFSLGGSALAGYETSNWGEKRLFDGSTLRDKDSFIYGGAITLEMETYLSDRVVLLLTGRERILWGTSTGHFHTQFGLGLKFIID; this comes from the coding sequence ATGAAAAAATCATCAATCATACTAACGTTTGCGTTGTGCCTGGTCTTTATTGACCAAGCCTACGCGCAGCGTTGTTTACCCGGAATGCAGGGCATACAGGTAACAGGCGGAATGGTGGACGGATTTTATTCGTCGGACAATAAGAATGAACTGGGCTATTATTTTGGGGCATCTATGGCGACTTATACCAGAAACGCCAACAAATGGGTGTTCGGTGCGGAGTTCCTGAACAGGTATTATCCCTATAAAGAGGACAGAATACCTGTCAGCCAGTTTACGGCAGAGGGAGGTTATTACCTGAAATTCCTTTCCGACCGGAACAAAGTTGTGCTTTTCTCTTTGGGCGGATCTGCTCTCGCGGGATACGAAACAAGCAACTGGGGAGAAAAGAGACTCTTTGATGGCTCTACGCTTCGGGATAAAGACAGCTTTATCTACGGCGGTGCGATTACATTGGAAATGGAAACCTACCTGTCCGACCGTGTTGTGTTGCTTCTTACAGGACGTGAGCGGATATTGTGGGGGACTTCAACAGGACATTTCCATACCCAATTTGGACTGGGACTGAAATTTATAATCGATTAA
- a CDS encoding Cas9 inhibitor AcrIIA9 family protein: MIIKTCDKHYYDEDTIEIGEPMNNAHVVVNHFVELTEEEKQQARKDAIQQLQNEEYNKIKQSATKKAPKQTIISQPSLFDF; encoded by the coding sequence ATGATTATCAAAACTTGTGATAAACATTATTACGATGAAGATACCATTGAGATAGGCGAACCGATGAACAATGCTCACGTAGTAGTAAACCACTTCGTTGAATTGACCGAAGAAGAAAAGCAACAAGCACGAAAAGACGCTATACAACAGTTGCAAAACGAGGAGTATAACAAAATAAAACAATCTGCGACAAAGAAAGCACCCAAACAAACCATTATTTCCCAACCAAGTTTATTTGATTTTTAA
- the traJ gene encoding conjugative transposon protein TraJ, with the protein MNFDNLHQILANLYQEMLPLCGNMIGVAKGIAGLGALFYVAYRVWQALSRAEPIDVFPLLRPFAIGLCIMFFPTLVLGTINAVMSPIVKGTNSILVSQTLDMKAYQKQKEDLEYEARVREGKAWLVDDKVYDQKMKELGITDAGEVVSMWGERLWYDIKMWFRQVIRDFFELLFNASALVIDTIRTFFLVVLAILGPIAFAFSVYDGFQSTLTQWIARYISVYLWLPISDIFSSILARIQVLMLQQDVALLQNPNYIPDGSNGVYIVFLIIGIIGYFTIPSVAGWVIQAGGMGNATSAINKTAGKAGAIAGGVAGATAGNVGGRLIGK; encoded by the coding sequence ATGAATTTTGATAACCTACATCAGATTTTAGCGAATCTGTATCAGGAAATGCTTCCGCTTTGCGGTAATATGATTGGCGTCGCAAAAGGAATAGCCGGATTAGGTGCTTTGTTTTACGTCGCATATCGGGTTTGGCAGGCGTTGAGCCGTGCCGAACCGATCGACGTATTTCCGCTGCTTCGTCCTTTTGCCATCGGGTTGTGCATTATGTTTTTCCCGACATTGGTGTTGGGGACAATCAATGCCGTAATGAGTCCGATCGTCAAGGGCACAAACAGTATTTTGGTATCGCAGACACTCGATATGAAAGCGTATCAGAAGCAGAAAGAAGATTTGGAATATGAGGCACGGGTGCGTGAAGGGAAAGCCTGGTTGGTTGATGATAAAGTGTACGACCAGAAAATGAAAGAACTCGGCATTACCGATGCCGGCGAAGTCGTCAGTATGTGGGGCGAACGTCTCTGGTACGATATAAAGATGTGGTTCCGGCAAGTGATACGGGATTTTTTCGAGTTGCTGTTCAATGCTTCGGCACTGGTCATCGATACGATACGGACATTCTTTCTGGTCGTGCTTGCCATACTGGGACCCATAGCGTTTGCCTTTTCCGTCTATGACGGATTCCAGTCAACGCTGACCCAATGGATTGCACGCTATATCAGCGTCTATCTGTGGCTGCCCATTTCTGATATTTTCTCCTCGATACTTGCCCGCATACAGGTATTGATGCTTCAACAGGATGTTGCTCTTCTGCAAAACCCGAACTATATCCCCGACGGCTCAAACGGTGTATATATCGTGTTCCTGATAATCGGGATTATCGGATACTTTACCATTCCGTCCGTAGCCGGTTGGGTAATCCAAGCCGGAGGAATGGGCAATGCTACCTCAGCCATCAATAAAACGGCGGGTAAGGCAGGTGCTATTGCCGGAGGTGTTGCGGGTGCAACAGCAGGAAATGTCGGCGGTCGCCTGATCGGTAAATAA
- a CDS encoding PcfJ domain-containing protein codes for MKPKNKFQQRVVEVSNKLPKLTKKQVQWGYDNIIEHIGQRTDKGKITCTKCGHSWQGKGYLVDTLTECNCPNCKTRLKVKTTKKRAFCEYYYMTIMTACEGFQVMRTIMFKYIAKVGHLPEYTHSEVMQRWIAPDGKYATFARLRQTMGTMYIDSWIFHSPLELRNESSNNKFCVNVYDRIGTGTIYPKQKLIPELKRAGYKKAFYNQKPLDLFRTLLADSRAETLIKAGYTKLFERIMDIGWKNIINYWQSIRICIRDAYKIEDATLWCDYIDNLRFFGKDLHNAKYICPTDLHAEHDRYMRKKAKADARQELEKQLEKEAEYKEAKAKFFGLMFSDGLISVRVLESVADIVLEGKLMHHCVGGYHSKTDSLILSACIDGQRIETIEVSLSQLKVIQSRGICNKNTEHHSRIIQLVESNIPLIEERLAA; via the coding sequence ATGAAACCGAAAAATAAATTCCAGCAGCGAGTAGTTGAAGTAAGCAATAAACTGCCAAAACTGACGAAAAAGCAAGTCCAATGGGGATATGATAACATTATTGAACATATCGGACAAAGAACGGACAAAGGCAAAATCACTTGCACTAAATGCGGTCATTCGTGGCAAGGAAAAGGTTATTTGGTTGATACATTGACCGAATGTAACTGCCCCAATTGCAAAACCAGATTGAAAGTGAAAACTACTAAGAAGCGTGCTTTTTGCGAATATTACTATATGACCATTATGACCGCTTGCGAGGGTTTTCAAGTGATGCGTACCATTATGTTTAAGTATATCGCAAAAGTTGGTCATTTACCTGAATATACGCATTCGGAGGTAATGCAACGCTGGATTGCACCTGATGGGAAATACGCCACATTTGCACGGCTTCGTCAAACAATGGGAACAATGTATATTGATTCGTGGATATTCCATTCTCCACTCGAATTACGTAACGAAAGCAGCAATAATAAGTTTTGTGTTAATGTTTATGACAGAATAGGCACAGGCACTATATACCCGAAACAAAAACTAATTCCGGAACTGAAACGGGCAGGTTACAAAAAAGCGTTTTACAATCAAAAACCATTGGACTTGTTCCGTACCCTATTGGCTGACAGTAGAGCAGAAACCTTAATCAAGGCGGGATATACCAAACTATTCGAACGGATTATGGATATTGGTTGGAAAAACATTATCAACTATTGGCAATCAATCCGCATTTGTATCCGCGACGCTTACAAAATTGAAGATGCAACGCTTTGGTGCGACTATATCGACAATCTCCGCTTTTTCGGGAAAGACCTGCACAACGCCAAGTATATTTGCCCGACCGATTTACACGCAGAACACGACCGCTATATGCGGAAGAAAGCCAAAGCCGATGCACGACAGGAACTTGAAAAACAGTTGGAGAAAGAAGCCGAATATAAGGAAGCCAAAGCCAAATTCTTCGGGTTGATGTTTTCAGACGGACTTATCAGCGTTCGGGTACTCGAAAGCGTTGCCGACATTGTGTTGGAGGGAAAACTGATGCACCATTGTGTAGGCGGTTACCACTCGAAAACCGACAGCCTTATCCTTTCCGCTTGCATTGACGGACAACGGATTGAAACCATTGAGGTATCACTCTCACAACTGAAAGTTATTCAAAGCAGGGGCATTTGCAACAAGAACACCGAACATCACAGCCGAATTATTCAACTTGTGGAAAGCAATATCCCACTTATCGAAGAAAGATTAGCAGCATAA
- the traN gene encoding conjugative transposon protein TraN gives MKQFLFALALIGCVCTAKAQDTTSTPSKGDYFDGLTRPLTFNRMIPPYALEVTFSKTVHIIFPSAIRYVDLGSADLLAAKADGAENVLRVKAALRDFSKESNLAVITEDGAYYTFNVKYADEPVKLSIEMTDFIHDGEAVNRPNNAQEIYMRELGSESPLLVKLIMKSIYKNDDREIKHIGSKRFGIQHTLKGIYTHNGLLYFHLQLKNSSNVPFDVDYITFKIVDKKVAKRTAIQEQVIVPLRAHNNLTLVGGKKTERAVFTLPKFTIPDDKHLIIELNEKEGGRHQSFVVENADLVRAKIINELKVK, from the coding sequence ATGAAACAATTTCTTTTTGCACTCGCCCTCATCGGGTGCGTATGCACAGCAAAAGCGCAAGACACAACTTCAACGCCCTCCAAAGGCGATTATTTTGACGGTCTGACACGACCGCTGACTTTTAACCGGATGATACCTCCGTATGCGTTGGAGGTAACATTTTCAAAAACGGTACATATTATTTTCCCTTCCGCTATCCGCTATGTGGACTTAGGTTCTGCCGATCTGTTGGCTGCCAAAGCGGATGGAGCAGAAAACGTTCTCCGGGTAAAAGCTGCCCTTCGGGATTTTTCCAAGGAGAGCAATTTGGCAGTTATCACCGAAGACGGGGCATATTACACGTTCAACGTAAAATATGCTGATGAGCCCGTGAAACTTTCTATTGAAATGACCGACTTTATCCACGACGGCGAAGCGGTAAACCGCCCAAACAACGCACAGGAGATTTATATGCGGGAATTGGGGAGTGAATCGCCTTTGTTGGTCAAGCTGATAATGAAGTCCATTTACAAAAATGACGATCGGGAAATTAAGCATATCGGATCTAAACGTTTCGGCATCCAGCACACGCTCAAAGGAATTTACACGCATAACGGATTGCTGTATTTTCATTTGCAACTCAAAAATTCGTCCAATGTGCCTTTTGATGTGGATTACATCACGTTCAAAATCGTCGATAAGAAAGTAGCCAAACGTACCGCTATTCAGGAACAGGTAATCGTACCGCTTCGGGCGCATAATAACCTGACATTGGTAGGTGGAAAGAAAACAGAACGTGCCGTATTTACCTTGCCTAAGTTCACTATTCCCGATGACAAGCACCTGATTATCGAACTGAACGAAAAAGAGGGCGGACGGCATCAGTCGTTCGTGGTTGAAAACGCCGACCTCGTAAGAGCCAAAATTATCAATGAACTCAAAGTGAAGTAA
- a CDS encoding TIR domain-containing protein: MIYRTRTYIAADWDSDSNAVEQLNKWNDSNYFSLSFINAHDLQQARDNSLNCSIKSSLATRLNASKTFILIVGNNTKTVRSGSCQYCGSKNSWTGACARGYSVDNRSYIEYECEKAVRDGLNIIVLYKATTVDRTKCPDAVKNVGIHMPMWGYNNGQLVWNYQAVKSAFGQ, translated from the coding sequence ATGATTTATAGAACAAGAACTTACATTGCTGCTGATTGGGATAGTGACAGTAATGCAGTTGAGCAGTTAAATAAATGGAACGACAGTAACTATTTTAGCTTATCGTTTATTAATGCTCACGACTTACAGCAGGCACGTGACAATAGTCTTAATTGTAGCATCAAGAGTTCTCTCGCTACAAGGCTTAATGCGTCTAAGACATTTATTCTTATTGTTGGAAATAATACAAAAACAGTAAGAAGTGGTAGTTGTCAATATTGTGGAAGTAAAAATAGTTGGACAGGAGCTTGCGCACGAGGGTATTCTGTCGATAACCGAAGTTATATTGAATATGAATGCGAGAAAGCTGTGCGAGATGGATTAAATATTATTGTGTTGTATAAAGCAACCACAGTAGATAGAACAAAATGCCCAGATGCTGTAAAAAATGTTGGCATTCATATGCCGATGTGGGGATATAATAATGGACAATTGGTTTGGAATTACCAAGCGGTAAAATCCGCTTTCGGTCAGTAG
- a CDS encoding M23 family metallopeptidase: MRYILLISTILLHIPIFAQLNRKSEIEKLTEKVHSIKEFKQIADSLQMSVNELCDYPIIYPVKKPLRISSGFGIRYHPIYKRRIFHTGIDIPKAKGTPVYASGNGIVIRKGYCSGYGNYIEIEHTGGFHSLYAHLSKTIVNVGDSVSITQQIACVGNTGISTGSHLHYEIRKGRHYLNPIGWGYCLIEIWSKQIINEKTA, from the coding sequence ATGAGATATATACTGTTAATCTCCACAATTTTATTGCATATTCCAATTTTCGCACAGCTAAACAGAAAGTCGGAAATAGAAAAATTGACCGAAAAAGTTCACTCTATTAAGGAGTTCAAACAAATAGCCGATTCACTACAAATGTCTGTTAATGAACTTTGCGATTACCCCATAATTTATCCTGTTAAAAAACCACTGCGTATTTCGTCAGGTTTCGGAATACGTTATCATCCCATTTACAAAAGACGGATATTTCATACAGGAATTGATATTCCAAAGGCTAAGGGTACGCCTGTGTATGCCTCTGGAAACGGAATAGTAATCCGTAAAGGTTACTGTTCGGGGTATGGGAATTATATAGAGATTGAACACACAGGCGGTTTTCATTCGCTTTACGCCCATCTAAGCAAAACGATAGTGAATGTAGGAGATTCAGTAAGTATCACTCAACAAATAGCTTGTGTGGGTAATACCGGGATATCGACAGGCAGCCATTTGCATTATGAAATAAGGAAAGGGAGGCATTATTTGAATCCTATTGGATGGGGTTACTGCCTGATTGAAATATGGAGCAAACAAATTATAAATGAAAAGACAGCATGA
- a CDS encoding macro domain-containing protein produces MKKVTFFDKRILTKFWGYFSVISGIISFIYLFNFLPATCEKCNLWIGISCVIILIIIYFSIWIYVNKLKNVKIDIDGSNVIIKEGDIFKEDGYKVIGFNEYFDTQVDNKMISEHSLNGIFIKKICGNNTEELDKYIVEQSDSEDIVAKNVERRKGGKKIKYKLSSTIVYDEYLLTAFSKFDVENRANLTMPEYIEFLINFWDRVNRIYAQKNVSVPIFGSGITRIKEHKNITDEDLLKIMLWTFKLSEYRFKYPAKLTIIIHKDKIDEINLLDVESMEKGL; encoded by the coding sequence ATGAAGAAGGTTACTTTTTTCGACAAAAGAATACTGACAAAATTTTGGGGATATTTTTCTGTAATTTCAGGTATAATATCATTTATCTATTTGTTCAATTTTCTTCCCGCCACTTGTGAAAAATGCAATCTATGGATAGGTATTTCGTGCGTAATTATCCTTATTATTATTTATTTTTCAATATGGATTTACGTTAATAAACTAAAGAATGTGAAGATAGACATTGATGGCAGCAATGTAATTATTAAAGAGGGTGATATATTTAAAGAAGATGGATATAAGGTTATTGGCTTTAATGAATACTTTGATACTCAGGTTGACAATAAGATGATATCAGAGCACTCACTCAATGGTATTTTCATAAAAAAAATATGTGGTAACAATACTGAAGAACTTGATAAATACATAGTCGAGCAATCTGATTCAGAGGATATTGTTGCTAAAAATGTAGAAAGAAGAAAAGGAGGAAAAAAAATAAAATATAAATTAAGCTCCACTATTGTTTATGATGAATATTTGTTGACGGCTTTTTCAAAATTTGACGTTGAGAATAGAGCTAATTTAACAATGCCTGAATATATTGAATTCCTTATTAATTTTTGGGATAGAGTCAATCGAATTTATGCTCAAAAAAATGTTTCAGTACCAATATTTGGTTCTGGTATTACCCGCATAAAGGAACATAAAAATATTACTGATGAAGATTTGTTAAAAATAATGCTTTGGACATTTAAACTAAGCGAATACAGATTCAAATATCCCGCTAAATTAACCATCATCATACACAAAGACAAAATAGATGAAATTAATTTATTAGATGTTGAATCAATGGAAAAAGGCTTATGA
- a CDS encoding DUF3873 family protein, translating into MNTNSINNKGCSVCEQGKENYTTFIAGAFKGTEYYQYDYRHTNGELFSTVAKSLEECRKHRDEWLSNKQK; encoded by the coding sequence ATGAATACAAATTCAATCAACAACAAAGGTTGCTCCGTTTGCGAGCAGGGCAAAGAGAATTACACTACATTTATTGCAGGTGCGTTCAAAGGAACGGAATACTACCAATATGATTACCGCCATACAAACGGAGAATTGTTCTCTACCGTTGCCAAATCATTGGAAGAATGTCGAAAACATAGGGACGAATGGCTATCGAATAAGCAGAAGTAA
- a CDS encoding DUF3872 domain-containing protein: MLAAVVCACSDDLDIHQVYAYDLVCMPVQKKIVQNETAEIRCQLVKEGDYEQAKFFIRYFQPDGKGELRMDDGTLLLPNDRYPLDRTTFRLYYTSRSTDQQVIDVYIEDNFRQVVQRTFSWQNENGDKEE, from the coding sequence CTGCTTGCGGCAGTAGTCTGTGCCTGTTCTGACGACTTGGATATTCATCAGGTTTACGCATATGATTTGGTTTGTATGCCGGTGCAGAAAAAAATCGTTCAGAATGAAACTGCGGAAATCCGCTGCCAACTGGTAAAAGAGGGCGACTATGAGCAGGCGAAGTTCTTCATCAGGTATTTCCAACCTGATGGAAAGGGCGAACTGCGAATGGATGACGGAACACTGTTGCTTCCGAATGACCGATACCCGTTGGATAGGACTACGTTCAGGCTGTATTATACTTCCCGATCTACCGACCAACAGGTTATCGACGTGTATATCGAAGATAATTTCCGGCAGGTGGTGCAAAGGACATTCAGCTGGCAGAATGAAAACGGCGATAAGGAAGAATAA
- the traK gene encoding conjugative transposon protein TraK has protein sequence MEFKSLKNIETSFKQIRIIAIVFVVLCAGITGYSVWNSYAFAEAQRQKIYVLDEGKSLMVALSQDLSQNRPVEAREHIKRFHELFFTLSPDKKAIESNVSRALFLVDKSAFKYYQDMQEKGYYNRIVSGNINQVIRIDSVACNFEMYPYKATTYARQMIIRASNVTERSLVTRCDLINSVRSDNNPHGFTMERFEIIENRDLQTIDR, from the coding sequence ATGGAATTTAAAAGTTTAAAAAACATTGAGACAAGTTTCAAACAGATACGGATTATCGCTATTGTATTTGTCGTCTTGTGTGCGGGAATAACAGGCTATTCGGTTTGGAATTCCTACGCATTCGCCGAAGCGCAACGGCAGAAAATCTATGTATTGGACGAAGGCAAATCGCTTATGGTGGCACTTTCGCAAGATTTATCACAAAACCGTCCGGTAGAAGCACGTGAGCATATAAAACGTTTTCACGAGCTGTTTTTCACGCTCTCTCCCGATAAGAAAGCCATTGAAAGCAATGTCAGCAGGGCGTTGTTCCTTGTCGATAAAAGTGCATTCAAATATTATCAGGATATGCAGGAGAAAGGCTACTATAACCGCATTGTGTCGGGCAATATCAATCAGGTTATCCGGATTGATTCCGTCGCCTGCAATTTCGAGATGTACCCTTACAAGGCGACTACCTATGCACGGCAGATGATTATCCGGGCAAGCAACGTAACCGAACGAAGTCTGGTTACACGCTGCGACCTGATAAACTCGGTACGTTCCGACAATAATCCGCACGGATTTACGATGGAACGCTTTGAGATCATTGAAAACAGGGATTTACAAACCATAGACAGATAG
- a CDS encoding PH domain-containing protein, producing MKIGSVYAITNKRVVIKTGVISRRTVELVLAKCEGIQVVQGVLGRIFGYGSIVVTTGGATNCYYCVAHPFWFKRAINEQIALSRM from the coding sequence GTGAAAATTGGGTCAGTATATGCCATAACCAACAAACGAGTGGTAATCAAAACGGGAGTAATAAGTCGCCGGACGGTTGAACTGGTTCTTGCCAAATGCGAGGGTATTCAGGTAGTACAGGGTGTTTTGGGGCGTATCTTCGGGTATGGTTCTATTGTGGTTACAACTGGCGGTGCTACCAATTGCTATTATTGCGTTGCCCATCCGTTTTGGTTTAAGAGGGCGATAAATGAACAGATTGCTCTATCCCGAATGTAG
- the traM gene encoding conjugative transposon protein TraM, producing MSNEKEGDEIKTDVAETNKKERKEAKPRKELTPQEIQKRKKMLVYPLFGLLFIGAMWLIFAPPGRKEEQQPDGFNSELPVPKDEAIVGDKRTAYEQEAMQNKQNEKMRSLQDFAFALTEEEDRKTQVTPESQVAVADSYNYGSGSRNTSTIQSSANAYQDVNRQLNDWYEHPATNTDKQQAQLEKDERIQELERQLAEKSAADQQLELIEKSYAIAAKYMPGGQPEQAQTIDNTISLKEKNVAKPVSQVHQSVVSLLAAPMENGEFLEQYGKPRNMGFITAAGNETVTDKNSIRASVYQTVSISNGKEMQLRLLEAMRAGDRLIPANTILTGSAKLGGERLHITITSIQYADNVIPVEMEVYDMDGMQGISVPNSDEITAMKEIAANMGTSMGSSITITDDAGSQLAADLGRSAIQGTSQFFSKKMREVKVTLKAGYKVLLLPKAQ from the coding sequence ATGAGTAATGAAAAAGAAGGCGACGAAATAAAAACCGACGTTGCCGAAACCAATAAAAAAGAGCGTAAAGAGGCCAAACCGAGAAAAGAACTGACTCCGCAGGAAATACAGAAACGGAAAAAGATGCTTGTCTATCCGCTGTTTGGACTTTTGTTTATCGGTGCGATGTGGCTCATTTTTGCCCCTCCCGGAAGAAAAGAAGAACAGCAACCCGACGGATTTAATTCCGAACTGCCTGTTCCCAAAGATGAAGCTATCGTCGGGGACAAGCGGACGGCTTACGAGCAGGAAGCGATGCAAAACAAGCAGAATGAAAAGATGCGGAGTTTGCAGGATTTCGCCTTCGCACTCACGGAGGAAGAAGACCGGAAAACGCAGGTTACTCCCGAAAGTCAAGTTGCTGTTGCAGATTCCTACAATTACGGCAGCGGTTCCCGGAACACATCGACTATTCAATCATCGGCAAATGCCTATCAAGATGTAAACCGTCAGTTGAACGACTGGTACGAGCATCCTGCAACGAATACGGACAAACAACAGGCACAGCTTGAAAAAGACGAGCGCATTCAGGAACTGGAAAGGCAACTGGCTGAAAAATCGGCTGCCGACCAACAACTTGAACTGATTGAAAAATCGTATGCCATTGCAGCCAAGTATATGCCGGGCGGACAGCCTGAACAGGCACAGACAATAGATAATACAATCAGCCTGAAAGAAAAAAATGTTGCAAAACCTGTATCGCAAGTCCATCAAAGCGTGGTTTCGTTGTTGGCTGCACCAATGGAAAACGGGGAGTTTTTGGAGCAATACGGCAAGCCCCGCAATATGGGATTTATCACGGCTGCCGGAAACGAAACGGTAACGGATAAAAACAGTATCCGTGCTTCGGTGTACCAAACCGTAAGCATTTCCAACGGAAAGGAAATGCAACTTCGTTTGTTGGAGGCGATGAGAGCCGGAGACAGGTTGATACCTGCAAACACGATTCTCACCGGAAGTGCAAAGCTTGGCGGGGAACGCCTCCATATTACCATTACTTCCATTCAGTATGCGGACAATGTGATACCCGTTGAAATGGAAGTGTATGATATGGACGGTATGCAAGGGATTTCTGTTCCGAACTCGGACGAAATAACCGCGATGAAAGAGATTGCCGCCAATATGGGTACATCAATGGGGAGCAGCATTACGATAACGGACGATGCGGGATCACAGCTTGCCGCCGATTTGGGACGAAGCGCCATTCAGGGAACATCGCAGTTTTTCAGTAAGAAGATGCGGGAGGTCAAAGTTACGTTGAAAGCGGGATACAAGGTTTTATTGCTTCCCAAAGCACAATAA
- a CDS encoding TIR domain-containing protein, which translates to MGNKTSNYSAFYVSEPFSESSLGAHATKDFYYYNLLRAWKGKDSSFPFNDSHDKTYNVRDGSDWEKTLKPRLRERLNCSKNIVLFLSSITKNSRALREEVDYGINTLGLPVIVIYPEYDNKQSLLTLTGKSINNTIKSLWDNLPIFRDSKSKVPIMHIPLDKSLIKSALNDSDLMINTKCAPNDYFFN; encoded by the coding sequence ATGGGAAACAAAACAAGTAATTATTCAGCTTTTTATGTAAGTGAGCCTTTTAGCGAATCATCTTTAGGAGCTCATGCTACAAAAGATTTTTATTATTACAATCTACTAAGAGCATGGAAGGGAAAAGACAGTTCGTTTCCATTCAATGATTCGCATGATAAAACATACAATGTTCGTGATGGAAGTGATTGGGAAAAGACACTAAAACCAAGATTAAGAGAAAGATTAAATTGTTCAAAAAACATTGTACTTTTTCTGAGTTCTATAACAAAAAATTCAAGGGCATTGAGAGAAGAAGTAGATTATGGAATTAATACGCTTGGACTTCCTGTTATTGTTATATATCCCGAATATGATAATAAGCAATCGTTGCTGACTCTTACTGGAAAATCAATAAATAATACTATAAAATCCCTATGGGACAATCTCCCGATTTTCAGAGATTCAAAATCGAAAGTTCCCATCATGCACATTCCTTTGGATAAATCGTTAATCAAATCGGCTCTAAACGATTCTGATTTAATGATAAATACTAAATGCGCGCCAAATGATTATTTCTTTAATTAA
- a CDS encoding TraL conjugative transposon family protein, producing MIRKKITNLRDRIEDGLRSLLGQISPDGRIVVILVMLFLFSAASIYITVSSIYNIGKKSGREQMQIEHIERLELEQQQKADSINQLNRFEYE from the coding sequence ATGATAAGAAAGAAAATTACAAACCTGAGAGACCGCATAGAAGACGGCTTGCGGTCATTGTTGGGGCAAATATCGCCCGACGGACGGATTGTCGTAATCCTTGTAATGCTTTTTCTGTTCAGTGCAGCTTCCATTTACATAACGGTTTCCTCTATTTACAACATAGGAAAGAAAAGCGGTCGGGAACAAATGCAGATAGAGCATATCGAGCGCTTAGAGTTGGAACAGCAACAAAAAGCAGACAGTATAAACCAATTAAATAGATTTGAGTATGAGTAA